Proteins from a single region of Parasedimentitalea psychrophila:
- a CDS encoding dimethylsulfoniopropionate demethylase yields MALISPSRRLRRTPFSEGVEAAGVKAYTVYNHMLLPTVFESVEADYHHLKKNVQIWDVSCERQVELRGPDAGRLMQMLTPRDLRGMLPGQCFYIPIVDETGGMLNDPVAVKLAEDRWWISIADSDLLYWVKGVANGWRLDVLVDEPDVSPLAIQGPKAEELLERVFGSSIRNIRFFRFGVFQFQGRDLVIARSGYSKQGGFEIYVEDSEIGMPLWNKLFEAGEDLDVRAGCPNLIERIEGGLLSFGNDMTDDNTPHECGLGRFCDTHTAIGCIGRDALLRVAKEGPVQQIRPLSISGEPVPACTEYWPLYASGKRVGRVSSAAWSPDFRTNVAIGMVRMTHWDAGTKLEVETPVGMRAATVRDKFWI; encoded by the coding sequence ATGGCATTGATTTCACCATCGCGGCGTTTGCGCAGAACACCCTTCTCGGAAGGTGTCGAAGCAGCCGGCGTAAAAGCCTACACTGTCTACAACCACATGTTGCTACCAACTGTGTTTGAAAGTGTTGAAGCGGATTACCACCACTTAAAGAAGAACGTGCAGATATGGGATGTGTCGTGTGAACGGCAGGTGGAACTGCGAGGCCCGGATGCCGGGCGCCTGATGCAGATGCTTACGCCTCGCGACCTGCGGGGCATGCTGCCGGGGCAATGTTTCTATATTCCAATTGTCGATGAGACGGGTGGAATGTTGAACGATCCCGTAGCGGTGAAGCTGGCGGAGGACCGGTGGTGGATCTCTATCGCCGATAGTGATCTGCTTTACTGGGTCAAGGGCGTTGCCAATGGTTGGCGGTTGGATGTGCTGGTGGATGAACCGGATGTGTCACCGCTGGCGATACAGGGCCCGAAAGCTGAAGAGCTTTTGGAGCGGGTATTTGGCAGCAGCATTCGCAATATCCGCTTTTTCCGGTTTGGTGTGTTTCAGTTTCAGGGGCGCGATCTGGTCATTGCGCGTTCGGGATATTCTAAACAAGGCGGTTTTGAGATCTACGTTGAAGACAGTGAAATTGGCATGCCTCTTTGGAACAAGCTGTTTGAGGCAGGTGAGGATTTGGACGTACGGGCTGGGTGTCCTAATCTGATTGAGCGGATTGAAGGTGGGTTGTTGAGTTTTGGCAATGACATGACCGATGATAACACACCTCATGAGTGCGGGTTGGGCAGGTTTTGCGATACTCACACAGCGATTGGCTGCATCGGGCGCGACGCTTTGTTGCGGGTCGCAAAAGAGGGGCCGGTTCAGCAGATCCGACCACTTTCCATTAGCGGAGAACCTGTCCCCGCCTGCACCGAGTACTGGCCGCTTTATGCGTCAGGTAAGCGGGTAGGGCGAGTGTCCTCCGCCGCTTGGTCGCCTGATTTTCGAACGAATGTCGCAATCGGCATGGTTCGCATGACCCATTGGGACGCAGGTACCAAGCTTGAAGTTGAAACGCCTGTCGGCATGCGCGCGGCCACTGTGCGCGACAAATTTTGGATCTGA
- the acuI gene encoding acryloyl-CoA reductase, with protein sequence MFNALVVNRDEESKKTSAAVEQISLDQLPDGEVTVAVEYSTVNYKDGLCIGPGGGLVRKYPHVPGIDFAGTVETSSDDRYKPGDKVVSTGWRVGEAHWGGYSQKANVKADWLVPLPEGLDCRQAMAVGTAGFTAMLAVMALEDHGLEPGHGPVLVTGAAGGVGSVASAILANLGYEVAGVTGRPETAEYLTSLGVSQIVAREDLNETVKRPLEAESWAGCVDAVGGAMLARVLGQMKYGASVAAVGLAGGAGLPTTVIPFLLRGVNLLGIDSVMQPYDNRLRAWTRIAADLPMDKLEAMIQPARLSDLPKLGADILNGQIKGRVVVDVNA encoded by the coding sequence ATGTTCAACGCATTGGTTGTGAATAGGGACGAAGAGAGCAAAAAAACCTCGGCGGCTGTGGAGCAGATCAGTCTGGATCAACTGCCCGATGGCGAGGTGACGGTGGCAGTGGAGTATTCCACTGTGAACTATAAGGATGGTCTGTGCATCGGCCCCGGCGGCGGACTGGTGCGCAAATATCCGCATGTGCCGGGAATTGATTTTGCCGGTACCGTCGAGACGAGTTCGGATGATCGCTATAAGCCGGGCGATAAGGTGGTGTCGACCGGTTGGCGGGTTGGCGAGGCGCATTGGGGCGGCTATTCGCAAAAGGCCAATGTCAAAGCGGATTGGCTGGTGCCATTGCCCGAGGGATTGGACTGCCGTCAGGCGATGGCAGTGGGCACCGCCGGATTTACCGCCATGTTGGCGGTGATGGCGCTGGAGGATCATGGTCTGGAACCGGGTCACGGTCCGGTGCTGGTGACCGGCGCTGCCGGCGGTGTGGGCTCGGTTGCCTCGGCGATTTTGGCAAATCTTGGCTATGAGGTGGCGGGGGTCACCGGTCGCCCTGAAACGGCGGAATACCTGACCTCGCTGGGGGTGAGCCAGATTGTGGCGCGGGAGGATTTGAATGAAACCGTAAAGCGGCCACTGGAAGCGGAAAGCTGGGCTGGCTGTGTGGATGCTGTTGGCGGTGCCATGCTGGCGCGGGTGCTGGGGCAGATGAAATACGGCGCATCGGTTGCGGCTGTGGGTCTGGCTGGCGGTGCAGGGCTGCCGACTACGGTCATTCCGTTCCTGCTGCGCGGTGTGAACCTTTTGGGCATCGACAGCGTGATGCAGCCCTATGACAACCGGCTGCGGGCCTGGACGCGGATTGCCGCGGATCTGCCGATGGACAAACTAGAGGCCATGATCCAACCGGCGCGGCTGAGTGATCTGCCCAAGTTGGGGGCGGATATTCTTAACGGTCAGATCAAGGGGCGGGTTGTGGTTGACGTAAACGCCTGA
- a CDS encoding aminotransferase class V-fold PLP-dependent enzyme, whose translation MSLDLEFARSQFPAFAEPSLQGQAFFENAGGSYTCQSVIDRLTRFYTQRKVQPYAPYEASILGGAEMDEARQRLAAMMGVESDELSFGPSTTQNTYVLSQAFRTFVGPGEAIIVTNQDHEANSGPWRRLAESGIEVREWQIDPQSGKLHLADLAKLLDEKVRLVCFPHCSNVVGEINPVAEITAMAHSAGAFVCVDGVSYAPHGLPNVAELGADIYLFSAYKTYGPHQGVMVVRRALSELLPNQAHYFNGDVGYKRFTPAGPDHAQVAACAGIADYIDMLCDHHGGPQTDPALRAAFVHDLMRAHEVKLLQPLLDAVKDRNDVRLIGPADAAVRAPTVALQLKVAAEPVAAQLAEMGIMAGGGDFYAVRALKALGIDPAAGVLRLSFTHYTSEAEIEKLLSALDYVL comes from the coding sequence ATGTCATTGGATCTTGAATTCGCACGCAGCCAGTTTCCAGCCTTTGCAGAGCCTAGCCTGCAGGGGCAGGCATTTTTTGAGAACGCGGGCGGATCTTATACTTGTCAGTCAGTGATTGACCGGCTGACCCGATTTTATACCCAACGTAAGGTGCAGCCCTACGCGCCTTATGAGGCCTCAATACTCGGTGGCGCCGAGATGGATGAAGCCCGCCAGCGTCTGGCGGCGATGATGGGGGTTGAGAGTGATGAGCTGAGCTTTGGCCCCTCAACGACACAGAATACCTATGTTTTGTCACAGGCGTTCAGGACGTTTGTCGGACCGGGTGAGGCCATCATCGTGACCAATCAGGATCACGAGGCGAACTCGGGGCCCTGGCGCCGCCTGGCGGAGAGCGGCATTGAGGTCCGGGAATGGCAGATCGACCCGCAATCGGGAAAATTGCATCTGGCGGATCTGGCAAAGCTGTTGGACGAAAAGGTGCGTTTGGTTTGTTTTCCGCATTGCTCAAATGTGGTTGGTGAGATTAATCCGGTGGCCGAGATCACCGCGATGGCCCATTCTGCGGGGGCTTTTGTCTGTGTGGACGGGGTGTCTTATGCGCCGCATGGGCTGCCGAATGTTGCTGAGCTGGGCGCCGATATATATCTGTTTTCCGCTTACAAGACCTATGGTCCACATCAGGGGGTGATGGTTGTCCGCCGGGCCTTGTCAGAATTACTGCCCAATCAGGCACATTATTTCAACGGTGACGTGGGCTATAAACGCTTTACCCCGGCCGGACCCGATCACGCTCAAGTGGCGGCCTGCGCAGGGATTGCCGATTACATCGACATGTTATGTGACCACCATGGTGGCCCGCAAACAGACCCGGCATTGCGGGCGGCTTTTGTGCATGACCTGATGCGGGCGCATGAGGTCAAGCTGCTGCAACCGCTGTTGGATGCAGTCAAGGATCGCAATGATGTTCGCTTGATCGGCCCTGCCGACGCTGCGGTTCGGGCGCCGACCGTTGCGCTGCAACTTAAGGTGGCAGCAGAGCCGGTTGCCGCACAGCTGGCCGAAATGGGGATTATGGCAGGCGGCGGCGATTTTTATGCCGTGCGTGCATTGAAGGCTCTGGGCATTGATCCCGCTGCCGGTGTTCTGCGCCTGAGCTTTACCCATTACACCTCTGAGGCTGAAATTGAAAAACTGCTGTCGGCGCTTGATTACGTGCTCTGA